In Bubalus kerabau isolate K-KA32 ecotype Philippines breed swamp buffalo chromosome 4, PCC_UOA_SB_1v2, whole genome shotgun sequence, one DNA window encodes the following:
- the LOC129651513 gene encoding interferon alpha-H-like, whose amino-acid sequence MAPAWFFLLALLLLSGNATCSLGCHLPHTHSLANRRVLTLLRQLRRVSPSSCLQDRNDFAFPQEALGGSQLQKAQAISVLHEVTQHTFQLFSTEGSAATWDQSLLDKLRAALDQQLTDLQACLRQEEGLRGARLLKEDSSLAVRKYFHRLTLYLREKRHSPCAWEVVRAEVMRAFSSSTNLQERFRRKD is encoded by the coding sequence ATGGCCCCAGCCTGGTTCTTCCtcctggccctgctgctgctcagcGGCAACGCCACCTGCTCTCTGGGCTGCCACCTGCCTCACACCCACAGCCTGGCCAACAGGAGGGTCCTGACGCTCCTGCGACAACTGAGGAGggtctccccttcctcctgcctgcaGGACAGAAATGACTTCGCATTCCCCCAGGAGGCGCTGGGTGGCAGCCAGTTGCAGAAGGCTCAAGCCATCTCTGTGCTCCATGAGGTGACCCAGCACACCTTCCAGCTCTTCAGCACAGAGGGCTCGGCCGCCACGTGGGACCAGAGCCTCCTGGACAAGCTCCGCGCTGCACTGGATCAGCAGCTCACTGACCTGCAAGCCTgtctgaggcaggaggaggggctgcGAGGGGCTCGCCTGCTCAAGGAGGACTCCAGCCTGGCTGTGAGGAAATACTTCCACAGACTCACTCTCTATCTGCGAGAGAAGAGACACAGCCCTTGTGCCTGGGAGGTTGTCAGAGCAGAAGTCATGAGAGCCTTCTCTTCCTCAACAAACTTGCAGGAGAGATTCAGGAGAAAGGACTGA